A single Carassius carassius chromosome 3, fCarCar2.1, whole genome shotgun sequence DNA region contains:
- the LOC132118076 gene encoding RNA-binding protein 4.1-like isoform X1, which yields MVKIFVGNLSPNTTAEEIRSLFSQYGKISECDIVKNFGFVHMDDKAEADEAIRNLHHYMLNGLAMNVEMSKGKPKTSTKLHVGNISSSCTNQELRAKFEEYGPVVECDIVKDYAFVHMERVEDAMEAISGLDNTAFQGKLMSVKLSTSRLRTAPGMGERAGCYRCGQEGHWSKECPIDQNGCYREGPGSAGYGPLRFDEGGECGGRGFHRSYSGEPAFGGNFSHGFSRGAGYGVPGYGRGAGFESAVSYGMPAGYSIGADNSMAPTYGSEAVYGSSGVAYGGAMPAYPIRRPPYEERDPYGVVDFYEKYRARPYGASYFEDRRAVPPPVPPTPSSSAVVRYERHPLPPPQAPTSSYYVRERSPIRRAPLEAEGYAYERSRLSPVSSLSRSSAYDVPRDPYAATRYAY from the exons atggtGAAAATCTTTGTTGGGAACCTTTCGCCGAACACTACGGCTGAGGAGATCCGCTCTCTATTCTCTCAGTATGGCAAAATATCTGAGTGTGACATTGTGAAAAACTTTGGCTTTGTGCACATGGATGACAAAGCAGAGGCAGATGAAGCCATACGAAATCTTCACCATTACATGCTGAATGGTTTGGCCATGAATGTGGAGATGAGCAAAGGGAAGCCCAAGACCTCTACAAAACTTCATGTCGGAAACATCAGCAGTAGTTGCACCAACCAAGAACTCCGGGCCAAGTTTGAGGAGTATGGACCTGTGGTTGAGTGTGACATAGTGAAAGACTATGCATTTGTTCACATGGAGCGAGTGGAAGATGCTATGGAGGCCATCAGTGGTTTGGACAACACAGCCTTTCAAG GCAAACTGATGAGCGTGAAGCTTTCGACTAGCCGCCTGCGTACCGCGCCGGGAATGGGAGAGAGAGCGGGTTGTTATCGGTGCGGGCAGGAAGGCCACTGGTCCAAAGAATGCCCAATTGACCAGAACGGCTGCTACAGAGAGGGCCCAGGCTCGGCAGGATATGGGCCCCTCAGGTTCGATGAGGGTGGCGAATGTGGTGGCCGGGGGTTTCATCGCAGCTACAGTGGGGAACCGGCCTTCGGTGGCAACTTTTCACATGGCTTCTCCAGGGGAGCAGGGTACGGCGTCCCAGGGTATGGAAGGGGCGCGGGTTTTGAGAGCGCAGTGAGTTACGGTATGCCAGCGGGCTACAGCATTGGCGCGGATAATAGCATGGCCCCCACATACGGCAGTGAGGCTGTGTATGGGAGCAGTGGCGTGGCCTATGGTGGTGCGATGCCTGCATACCCAATACGGCGACCGCCCTATGAGGAACGAGATCCGTACGGGGTGGTGGACTTCTACGAGAAATATCGGGCACGTCCGTATGGAGCAAGTTATTTTGAAGATAGACGCGCGGTCCCACCTCCTGTTCCTCCTACCCCTTCCTCCTCGGCGGTCGTGAGATATGAGCGCCATCCCCTTCCCCCTCCTCAGGCTCCCACCTCTTCATACTATGTCCGTGAGCGGAGCCCGATCCGGCGAGCTCCCCTAGAGGCGGAGGGATATGCGTATGAGCGGTCGCGCCTCTCTCCTGTCTCTTCGCTTTCCAGGAGCTCTGCGTATGACGTACCGCGGGATCCATATGCCGCTACGCGCTATGCTTACTAG
- the LOC132118076 gene encoding RNA-binding protein 4.1-like isoform X2, with translation MVKIFVGNLSPNTTAEEIRSLFSQYGKISECDIVKNFGFVHMDDKAEADEAIRNLHHYMLNGLAMNVEMSKGKPKTSTKLHVGNISSSCTNQELRAKFEEYGPVVECDIVKDYAFVHMERVEDAMEAISGLDNTAFQGVSWLLMDHFRGCDASCVAWVKDRTHGPLPGTKLLLSS, from the exons atggtGAAAATCTTTGTTGGGAACCTTTCGCCGAACACTACGGCTGAGGAGATCCGCTCTCTATTCTCTCAGTATGGCAAAATATCTGAGTGTGACATTGTGAAAAACTTTGGCTTTGTGCACATGGATGACAAAGCAGAGGCAGATGAAGCCATACGAAATCTTCACCATTACATGCTGAATGGTTTGGCCATGAATGTGGAGATGAGCAAAGGGAAGCCCAAGACCTCTACAAAACTTCATGTCGGAAACATCAGCAGTAGTTGCACCAACCAAGAACTCCGGGCCAAGTTTGAGGAGTATGGACCTGTGGTTGAGTGTGACATAGTGAAAGACTATGCATTTGTTCACATGGAGCGAGTGGAAGATGCTATGGAGGCCATCAGTGGTTTGGACAACACAGCCTTTCAAG GTGTTTCTTGGTTGCTCATGGATCATTTTAGAGGTTGTGATGCATCCTGCGTTGCCTGGGTCAAGGACCGTACACATGGCCCACTTCCTGGCACTAAACTCCTTTTGTCATCTTAA